acagcaaaaaaggagatttttccttttaattaatcTAActaactaaaacaaaaaagcttcttgaactttttttttttcctttttcttaaacTATTTAAATCTActctaaactaaaaaaaaacaaaaaacaaaaaacaaaaaaacccatcgAAATCTTACATCCACGGCACACCGGGCATGAACTTCAACACTTTCCAGCACCAAAAATagtaaaaccaacaaaaaactaaaaaaactaAACTAACTCCTGGCAAAACACCCTCAgatttgccatctctcttcaaaacagaaaaaaattttattatttcatatgaTTAATTAATTATGCTTGCAAAAACTTTGTTGATAAATATATAGTTCTGtctgtttctcaaaaaaaaaaaaaattcttttccaagaccaactaaaaaaatataaaaattaaagttttctctccaaaaaaatcccattcaAAAATTTCCTCCCAAACTTACCCTAAACCAAAGCAGGCACAAACAACGACAATACTTTGTGgacaagattaaaaatataaactgcagaaaaaacacTAACAAACCAACAAGAAGTGTCAAAGATGACTTTTATTACAAGTGATTTGTGGTAATTGGCCAGGAGTTTAATGTTTCTGTAACCATCCAGTCATCAGTGCCCACACTGCAGCCTTCAGCTCCTGGTTCCTCAGGCTGTAGATGAGGGggttcagggctggaggcaccacCGAGTACAGAACTGACAGAGCcaaatccagggatggggaggagatggagggggGCTTCAGGTAGGCAAATGTGCCACTGCTGATGAACAGGGAGAGCACAGCTaggtgagggaggcaggtggaaaaggctttgtgccgtccctgctcagaggggatcctcagcacagctctgaagatctgcacataggagaaaacaatgaacacaAGACAACCAAGAGCTAAAGAGGCACTAACAGCAATGATCCCAAATTCTCTGAAGTAGGAGTGTGAGCAGAAGAGCTTGAGGATCTGGGACACTTCACAGAAGAACTGGCCCAGGGCATTcccatggcacagggacagggaaaatgTATTGGCCGTGTGCATGAGAGCATTGGGAAAGGCACTGGCCCAGGCATCTGCTGCCATGtgggcacaagctctgctgcccaggagggtcccGTAGTGCAGGGGTTTGCAGATGGACATGTAGCGGTCGTAGCACATGATGGTCAGGAGGGAAAACTCTGCTGAGatgaaaaacataaagaaaaagagctgagcagcacatcctgcataGGAGATGTCCGTGGTAtcccagagggaattgtgcatggctttggggacagtggtgcagatggagcccaggtcgctgagggccaggttgagcaggaagaagaagatggggctgtgcaggtggtggccaCAGGCCACGGCAGCGATGACGAGGCCgttgcccaggagggcagccagggagatgcccaggaagaggcagaagtgcaggagctgcagctgccgcctgtctgccagtgccagcaggaggaagtggctgatggagctgctaTTGGACATGAGCAGTGTCTTGGAATGTGGATCTGCAACAACAGTAATCATGGAATAGTTCAGTTTGGAGGGGACTTTCAAtatcccagcacagcttggtGGCACTTTCCCCacactgcctgcccagggctctgctgcctggagctgtccctgcctgcagctgcttccctgtgcccagggtcgggccctgccagtgctgccagagcccagcccagccctgggggctcagctctgccctgcagacccctcccagctcaggcactgcccaggggcagctctggctctgcaggctctgatgGCAACCACAGAGCAACCCTGAGGAGGCTGCAAAAGTGACACTGATGCTGCCAGTAAGGGAGTCTCTGCTGatttctgtcactgcctggTTTAGTAGGGTCTGAGAGAAAattttttggttctgtttttgCAATATGAACTGAGAGATGAATATCTATTTGCAGTTTCCCATCCAGCCAATCCagagcaataaataaaaaagcaggattttccattttatgCAGCCCTTGCCTTGCAGTGATCCCTGAAAAATCAACTTGGAAATATTCTGCAGTTAAATGTCATGCTAGGAGCAGTCCTGAACAATGCAGCATCCTCACCACACAAGGAGAACATTTCCAAGCCTTACCAGCTGTCTCCTTCCACCCAGATCTtgtcccccagtgctgggagcagccccagggctggctgagagctgtccctggcaggcagcagagtccctgccccagcacagcgccctgggctgcaggaccctgctctgcaggacaaccctggctgctccacacaAGACACAATCAGAGAATGTACTCACAGAGTCTGTAGGCATTGGCATGTTCCAGCTGTAGGAGatcactgcaggagctgcagctgcattgtcctgcagccagaggttcctgtgccaagggctggcGGTGATTCTCCCGCAGTCActtctcagccccttcccagccctgagtgattgaagctctctgtgcctgtgtgctgtgcccgggctggctgcaggcagtgccccagccctgctgggctgggagaagagctgctcatgaagagaaatgtgtttttaagctcttcttggttgccaggagctgcctctgtgccaggagcccagcccagctcagcagcacagacacagcacaaggacttCAATGACCCTCTTGAGGCTTGTGCTGAGGCCCTGAACATCAGTCCCTCAGAGGGAGATGAAGAAACTTCTCAAGAACTCCAAGTCAGAATCCAACTCCAaagtttcctgaagttttaatggGTCCNNNNNNNNNNNNNNNNNNNNNNNNNNNNNNNNNNNNNNNNNNNNNNNNNNNNNNNNNNNNNNNNNNNNNNNNNNNNNNNNNNNNNNNNNNNNNNNNNNNNNNNNNNNNNNNNNNNNNNNNNNNNNNNNNNNNNNNNNNNNNNNNNNNNNNNNNNNNNNNNNNNNNNNNNNNNNNNNNNNNNNNNNNNNNNNNNNNNNNNNNNNNNNNNNNNNNNNNNNNNNNNNNNNNNNNNNNNNNNNNNNNNNNNNNNNNNNNNNNNNNNNNNNNNNNNNNNNNNNNNNNNNNNNNNNNNNNNNNNNNNNNNNNNNNNNNNNNNNNNNNNNNNNNNNNNNNNNNNNNNNNNNNNNNNNNNNNNNNNNNNNNNNNNNNNNNNNNNNNNNNNNNNNNNNNNNNNNNNNNNNNNNNNNNNNNNNNNNNNNNNNNNNNNNNNNNNNNNNNNNNNNNNNNNNNNNNNNNNNNNNNNNNNNNNNNNNNNNNNNNNNNNNNNNNNNNNNNNNNNNNNNNNNNNNNNNNNNNNNNNNNNNNNNNNNNNNNNNNNNNNNNNNNNNNNNNNNNNNNNNNNNNNNNNNNNNNNNNNNNNNNNNNNNNNNNNNNNNNNNNNNNNNNNNNNNNNNNNNNNNNNNNNNNNNNNNNNNNNNNNNNNNNNNNNNNNNNNNNNNNNNNNNNNNNNNNNNNNNNNNNNNNNNNNNNNNNNNNNNNNNNNNNNNNNNNNNNNNNNNNNNNNNNNNNNNNNNNNNNNNNNNNNNNNNNNNNNNNNNNNNNNNNNNNNNNNNNNNNNNNNNNNNNNNNNNNNNNNNNNNNNNNNNNNNNNNNNNNNNNNNNNNNNNNNNNNNNNNNNNNNNNNNNNNNNNNNNNNNNNNNNNNNNNNNNNNNNNNNNNNNNNNNNNNNNNNNNNNNNNNNNNNNNNNNNNNNNNNNNNNNNNNNNNNNNNNNNNNNNNNNN
This sequence is a window from Sylvia atricapilla isolate bSylAtr1 chromosome W, bSylAtr1.pri, whole genome shotgun sequence. Protein-coding genes within it:
- the LOC136373358 gene encoding olfactory receptor 14J1-like, yielding MSNSSSISHFLLLALADRRQLQLLHFCLFLGISLAALLGNGLVIAAVACGHHLHSPIFFFLLNLALSDLGSICTTVPKAMHNSLWDTTDISYAGCAAQLFFFMFFISAEFSLLTIMCYDRYMSICKPLHYGTLLGSRACAHMAADAWASAFPNALMHTANTFSLSLCHGNALGQFFCEVSQILKLFCSHSYFREFGIIAVSASLALGCLVFIVFSYVQIFRAVLRIPSEQGRHKAFSTCLPHLAVLSLFISSGTFAYLKPPSISSPSLDLALSVLYSVVPPALNPLIYSLRNQELKAAV